A window of Lentibacillus sp. Marseille-P4043 contains these coding sequences:
- a CDS encoding DmpA family aminopeptidase, whose amino-acid sequence MPSLPKGRSNCITDVSDVKVGNVTLYEKINDQNTICTGVTAILPHSGNLFTQKTRAASAVINGYGKTAGLVQVDELGLLESPIMLTNTFSVGPVIQGTLQYMLEENKEIGDTASSINIVVGECNDSYLNSMRLQSVKPEHAIQAIKHAKNAPVTEGAVGAGKGMVCFGYKGGIGTASRIVNVDDEHYTVGCLVLSNFGKRDHALFADWESKNMDTPDGSIMMIIATDAPLYDRQLKRLAKRCAAGLGRTGSHIDHGSGDIAIAFSTANTYSHHAKSHKESITFIRDDHPVMNSLFQAVIEVTEEAVIRSLKKAETTAGRKGRIVERAPLPKG is encoded by the coding sequence ATGCCATCACTACCAAAGGGACGTTCCAACTGCATTACCGATGTTTCGGACGTTAAGGTTGGCAATGTAACACTATACGAAAAAATCAATGACCAGAATACCATTTGTACCGGAGTTACGGCCATACTCCCACATAGTGGAAATCTGTTCACACAAAAGACCCGTGCTGCAAGTGCTGTCATTAATGGCTACGGAAAAACAGCTGGGCTTGTACAAGTCGATGAACTCGGATTACTGGAGTCCCCTATCATGTTAACAAATACATTTAGTGTTGGACCCGTCATACAAGGAACACTGCAATACATGCTAGAGGAAAACAAAGAGATTGGCGATACCGCAAGCTCCATCAATATTGTTGTCGGCGAATGCAATGACAGTTATCTGAATTCCATGAGACTACAATCCGTTAAACCCGAACACGCCATACAGGCAATTAAGCATGCCAAAAATGCACCTGTTACAGAAGGTGCTGTCGGTGCGGGGAAAGGCATGGTCTGTTTTGGTTATAAAGGCGGAATCGGAACTGCTTCACGTATTGTTAATGTCGATGACGAACACTATACAGTAGGTTGCCTTGTATTAAGTAATTTTGGAAAACGTGATCATGCACTCTTTGCCGATTGGGAATCAAAAAACATGGACACTCCAGATGGGTCCATCATGATGATCATTGCCACTGATGCTCCACTGTATGATCGGCAATTAAAGCGGTTAGCCAAACGATGTGCTGCTGGTTTAGGAAGAACAGGCAGTCATATTGATCATGGAAGTGGTGATATCGCAATCGCATTTTCAACTGCTAATACATATAGTCATCACGCAAAATCACACAAGGAATCCATAACATTCATTCGTGATGATCATCCCGTTATGAATAGCCTTTTTCAGGCAGTGATTGAAGTGACGGAAGAAGCCGTTATCCGCTCATTAAAGAAAGCAGAAACAACAGCAGGAAGAAAAGGACGGATTGTGGAAAGGGCACCTCTGCCAAAAGGATAG
- a CDS encoding ABC-F family ATP-binding cassette domain-containing protein: MLTVENLYKSFGEKILFNHVSCSISSYDRIGLIGVNGTGKSSFLKAIAELEPAEEGTVKHAKDYQIEYLAQEPELDSNLTVIEQIYYGEAQIMKVIREYEKALQQLAKDSSNEQAQENVLKMQQQMDQYEAWEANTVAKTILTKLGITDFDKNVTELSGGQKKRVAIAKALIQPADLLILDEPTNHLDNETVEWLEKYLASYNGALLLVTHDRYFLNRVTNHIFELDKGNLYTYEGNYELFLEKKAEREALEESLEQKHQNTLKRELAWLKRGAKARSTKQKARIDRVHEMKEKEFDTTKRDVSFQVGSTRLGKKVIEAQNISKSFVGKKLLNDFNYLVVPGDRLGIIGPNGSGKSTLLNIMAERMNPDSGSIEIGETVNIGYYTQGDEELDGSMRIIDYIKEVAEVIHTKDGEMITAEQMLERFLFSRSEQWTYISRLSGGERRRLYLLKVLMTEPNVLFLDEPTNDLDTQTLSVLEEYLDQFPGVVITVSHDRYFLDRVIDHLLVFTGDGNVERFYGNYSEYLENESKKNVQSAPAPVKENVTKPAKKKKLSYLDQKEWDRIEDDITELELKIEALKESVANAGSDLDKVQELYKEQQQVEEELEAKMDRWTELSVLVEEQEH, encoded by the coding sequence ATGCTTACAGTTGAAAATTTATATAAATCATTTGGTGAAAAGATTTTGTTTAATCATGTTTCATGCTCTATTTCTTCATATGATCGTATAGGGTTGATCGGTGTCAATGGAACGGGAAAGTCGAGTTTCTTAAAAGCGATTGCCGAACTTGAACCTGCTGAAGAAGGCACAGTGAAACATGCGAAAGATTACCAAATAGAGTATTTGGCCCAAGAACCTGAACTTGATTCTAATTTGACGGTAATCGAACAAATTTACTATGGTGAAGCGCAAATAATGAAGGTAATTAGGGAATATGAAAAGGCGCTTCAACAGTTGGCAAAAGACTCAAGCAATGAACAAGCACAGGAAAATGTTTTGAAGATGCAGCAACAGATGGATCAGTATGAGGCCTGGGAAGCAAATACAGTGGCAAAAACGATTTTAACAAAATTAGGTATTACTGATTTTGATAAAAATGTTACAGAACTTTCTGGTGGTCAGAAGAAACGTGTTGCCATTGCAAAGGCATTAATTCAACCTGCAGATCTGTTAATTTTGGATGAACCGACAAACCATCTGGATAATGAAACAGTCGAGTGGTTGGAAAAGTATTTGGCAAGCTATAATGGTGCACTATTGCTTGTTACGCATGATCGCTACTTTTTAAATCGAGTGACGAATCATATTTTTGAATTGGATAAAGGAAATCTTTATACGTATGAAGGTAATTACGAGTTATTTTTAGAAAAGAAAGCAGAACGGGAAGCACTGGAGGAAAGTCTTGAGCAAAAACACCAAAACACATTAAAACGGGAGCTTGCTTGGTTAAAACGTGGGGCAAAAGCGCGATCTACCAAGCAAAAGGCACGAATTGACCGTGTTCACGAAATGAAAGAAAAGGAATTTGATACAACTAAACGGGATGTATCCTTTCAGGTAGGATCGACAAGACTTGGTAAGAAAGTAATCGAAGCACAAAATATCTCGAAATCGTTTGTGGGGAAAAAGCTGCTCAATGATTTTAATTACTTGGTCGTTCCTGGTGATCGCTTAGGTATCATTGGTCCAAACGGTTCTGGAAAATCGACTTTATTAAATATCATGGCAGAACGAATGAATCCAGATAGCGGGTCTATTGAGATTGGTGAAACAGTTAATATAGGCTATTATACGCAAGGTGATGAGGAACTTGATGGAAGCATGCGAATCATCGACTATATTAAAGAAGTCGCGGAAGTAATCCACACCAAAGACGGTGAGATGATTACAGCGGAACAGATGCTTGAGCGATTCCTATTTTCTCGTAGTGAGCAATGGACGTATATTAGTAGACTATCAGGTGGGGAAAGGCGACGTCTGTATTTGTTAAAAGTTTTAATGACGGAGCCAAATGTTCTGTTCTTAGACGAACCAACAAACGACTTGGATACACAGACGTTAAGTGTGTTGGAAGAATATTTAGATCAATTCCCTGGCGTCGTTATTACCGTTTCCCATGATCGGTACTTCCTAGATCGGGTTATTGATCATTTACTGGTGTTTACGGGTGATGGTAATGTAGAACGCTTTTACGGAAACTATAGTGAGTATTTAGAAAATGAAAGCAAGAAGAATGTACAGTCTGCCCCAGCCCCTGTTAAAGAGAACGTCACGAAACCAGCAAAAAAGAAGAAGTTATCCTATCTAGATCAGAAAGAATGGGATCGGATAGAAGATGACATTACCGAATTGGAATTGAAAATAGAAGCACTTAAAGAGAGTGTTGCAAATGCTGGAAGTGACTTGGATAAAGTGCAAGAGCTTTATAAAGAGCAGCAACAGGTGGAGGAAGAACTGGAAGCGAAAATGGATCGCTGGACAGAGCTTTCTGTGTTAGTTGAGGAACAGGAACATTAG
- a CDS encoding bifunctional 3,4-dihydroxy-2-butanone-4-phosphate synthase/GTP cyclohydrolase II has product MFHSIDAAIADLKQGKPIIVVDDENRENEGDLVALSEKATPDVINFMITHGRGLVCTSIEIDLASRLELPKMTNHSTDPFGTAFTVTIDHNNTKTGISAVERSQTIRALVDANASENDFKRPGHVFPLIAKDGGVLVRQGHTEASVDLAKLSGAFPSGVICEIIKEDGTMARVPELIKMADEFELKLITIADLIDYRKKHEKHVKREVETVLPTDFGDFKVVGYTNDLDRKEHIALVKGEINSDEPILTRVHSECLTGDVFGSHRCDCGPQLQEALADIEAAGKGVLLYMRQEGRGIGLLNKLRAYKLQEAGADTVEANEQLGFAPDLREYDVSAQILLDLGVTNAQLLTNNPEKVTALEKHGICVEERIPIQTTIGKDNERYMHTKSDKLGHILEFH; this is encoded by the coding sequence ATGTTTCATTCAATAGACGCTGCAATTGCGGATTTAAAGCAAGGAAAACCAATTATCGTTGTTGATGATGAAAACAGAGAAAATGAAGGGGATCTTGTTGCATTATCGGAAAAAGCTACACCAGATGTAATTAATTTTATGATAACGCATGGAAGAGGGCTTGTCTGTACATCAATTGAGATTGATTTAGCCAGTCGACTTGAACTTCCAAAGATGACAAATCATAGCACTGACCCATTCGGCACAGCCTTTACGGTGACAATTGACCATAACAACACGAAGACAGGGATTAGTGCTGTGGAACGGTCTCAGACGATTCGTGCACTGGTTGATGCCAATGCTAGTGAAAATGATTTTAAGCGTCCAGGTCATGTTTTCCCATTGATTGCAAAAGATGGAGGTGTACTCGTTCGGCAGGGTCATACCGAGGCATCTGTTGATCTAGCAAAATTGAGTGGGGCTTTTCCGTCAGGGGTGATTTGCGAGATTATCAAGGAAGATGGAACGATGGCCCGCGTGCCTGAATTAATCAAAATGGCGGACGAGTTCGAGCTTAAGTTGATAACGATTGCTGACTTGATTGATTACAGGAAGAAGCATGAAAAGCATGTAAAACGTGAAGTTGAGACGGTTTTGCCGACTGATTTTGGCGACTTTAAGGTTGTTGGCTATACAAATGATCTTGATAGAAAAGAACATATTGCCCTCGTAAAAGGGGAAATCAACTCAGATGAACCGATTTTAACTCGTGTACACTCAGAATGTTTGACCGGGGATGTGTTTGGATCGCACCGTTGTGATTGCGGGCCACAATTACAGGAAGCTCTAGCAGATATTGAAGCGGCTGGTAAAGGTGTTTTGCTTTATATGCGACAAGAAGGGCGGGGGATTGGACTGCTTAACAAATTGCGAGCATATAAGTTGCAAGAAGCAGGTGCAGATACTGTAGAAGCGAATGAACAGCTTGGATTTGCCCCGGATTTACGTGAATATGATGTAAGTGCGCAAATTTTATTAGATTTGGGCGTTACGAATGCTCAACTTTTAACGAACAATCCTGAAAAAGTAACGGCGTTAGAGAAACACGGAATATGTGTCGAAGAGCGTATCCCGATCCAAACAACTATTGGTAAAGATAATGAAAGATACATGCATACGAAATCTGATAAGTTAGGACATATTTTGGAGTTTCATTGA
- the ribE gene encoding riboflavin synthase — protein sequence MFTGIIEERGTIQNMNKVSDQSIELTVGSKKVIEDVNVGDSIAVNGICLTVTDYSETAFQVDVMPETIKSTSLKLLEVGSHVNLERSMPANGRFGGHFVSGHVDGTGEIIRKEKHENALYYDIRIPEALTALIVLKCSIAIDGISLTVFDVKASSLTLSLIPHTVSKTNLGEKNQGDLVNIECDLLAKYVQNLLTKQSQKEGIN from the coding sequence ATGTTTACAGGGATTATTGAAGAAAGAGGCACTATACAAAATATGAATAAAGTTTCGGATCAATCCATCGAATTAACGGTCGGATCGAAAAAAGTGATAGAAGATGTGAACGTTGGTGACAGTATTGCCGTAAATGGAATTTGCCTTACGGTAACGGATTATTCGGAAACAGCCTTTCAAGTAGATGTTATGCCGGAAACGATCAAATCTACTTCACTGAAATTATTAGAAGTCGGATCACATGTGAATCTGGAACGATCGATGCCTGCTAATGGTAGATTCGGTGGTCATTTTGTTTCCGGGCATGTAGATGGGACAGGAGAAATCATCAGAAAGGAAAAACATGAAAATGCCCTTTATTATGACATCCGCATTCCAGAAGCGTTAACAGCATTAATTGTCCTAAAATGCTCGATTGCAATAGATGGGATTAGCCTTACTGTTTTTGATGTAAAAGCAAGTTCGCTAACCCTTTCACTTATTCCGCATACCGTTTCAAAAACGAATTTGGGTGAAAAAAACCAAGGCGATCTAGTTAATATCGAGTGTGACTTGCTTGCGAAATATGTGCAAAATTTGTTAACCAAACAATCACAAAAAGAAGGTATCAATTAG
- the ribH gene encoding 6,7-dimethyl-8-ribityllumazine synthase, whose protein sequence is MGKTLEGNLVGTELKIGIVVARFNEFITGKLLEGAIGTLTRHGVSPDNVDVAWVPGAFEIPLAARKMADNQEYDAVITLGAVIRGATPHFDYVCNEAAKGVSNASLMAGKPVIFGVLTTETIEQAIERAGTKAGNKGAEAATAAVEMANLVKQMD, encoded by the coding sequence ATGGGAAAAACGTTGGAAGGGAATTTAGTTGGAACGGAATTAAAGATTGGAATTGTGGTTGCGCGGTTTAATGAATTTATTACTGGCAAACTATTAGAAGGTGCAATTGGTACATTAACAAGGCATGGAGTCAGTCCAGATAATGTGGATGTAGCATGGGTGCCAGGAGCATTTGAGATTCCTCTGGCAGCAAGGAAGATGGCAGACAATCAGGAGTATGATGCTGTTATTACATTAGGTGCGGTTATTCGCGGTGCAACACCACACTTTGATTATGTATGTAATGAAGCAGCTAAAGGGGTTTCGAATGCATCGCTAATGGCAGGGAAACCAGTAATATTCGGCGTTTTAACAACAGAAACAATTGAACAAGCAATTGAACGTGCAGGTACAAAGGCGGGTAACAAAGGTGCTGAAGCCGCAACCGCAGCAGTCGAAATGGCTAATCTAGTAAAACAAATGGACTAA
- the ribD gene encoding bifunctional diaminohydroxyphosphoribosylaminopyrimidine deaminase/5-amino-6-(5-phosphoribosylamino)uracil reductase RibD produces the protein MDEDYMRFALRLAKEVSGQTSPNPPVGAVVVKEGEILGFGAHLKAGEAHAEVNALQMAGDKASGATIYVTLEPCSHYGKTPPCVELIIETGIKRVVIAVTDPNEKVAGKGIEKLRNAGIGVEVGILQEEAEQINAAFFHFIKTRTPYVTVKSAVSLDGKTATVHGDSKWITGEQARMDVHHYRHTHDAILVGVNTVVMDNPSLTARLPNGGKNPVRIILDTNLRTPLDANIVTDNQADTWIFVGKNTDDQTMAPYQSRERVKVIQMDEEVITVGKVLEVLGSKGIMSVFVEGGAEIHGAFLEERRLNQMILYLAPKLIGGKTAPTAFAGRGFQSIAETLSLAISDVEMIGEDIKIAATPRKDE, from the coding sequence ATGGATGAAGATTATATGCGATTTGCTTTGAGATTAGCCAAGGAAGTGTCGGGTCAAACAAGTCCAAATCCACCAGTTGGCGCTGTAGTTGTTAAAGAAGGTGAAATACTTGGATTTGGTGCGCACCTAAAAGCGGGAGAGGCACATGCTGAGGTGAATGCTTTGCAAATGGCAGGCGATAAAGCGAGTGGTGCGACAATTTACGTAACGCTTGAACCATGTAGCCATTATGGGAAAACACCGCCATGTGTCGAGCTTATTATTGAAACAGGTATAAAGCGTGTAGTCATTGCGGTAACAGATCCAAACGAAAAAGTGGCTGGTAAAGGAATTGAAAAACTGCGAAATGCTGGAATTGGTGTGGAGGTTGGCATTTTACAAGAAGAAGCTGAACAAATTAATGCTGCATTTTTTCACTTTATAAAAACAAGGACACCATATGTAACAGTGAAATCAGCAGTCAGCCTTGATGGGAAAACGGCTACTGTTCATGGCGATAGTAAGTGGATTACAGGTGAACAGGCCCGGATGGATGTGCATCATTACCGACATACACATGATGCGATTCTAGTTGGGGTTAACACCGTTGTCATGGATAATCCTAGCCTTACTGCAAGACTTCCAAACGGCGGGAAGAATCCAGTGCGTATTATTTTAGATACCAATCTTAGAACGCCATTAGATGCGAACATTGTGACAGATAATCAAGCAGACACATGGATTTTTGTTGGCAAAAATACTGATGATCAAACAATGGCACCATATCAAAGTAGGGAACGGGTCAAGGTCATTCAAATGGATGAAGAAGTAATTACCGTTGGAAAGGTGCTCGAAGTTTTAGGAAGCAAGGGGATCATGTCGGTGTTCGTGGAAGGTGGAGCTGAAATACATGGAGCATTTTTAGAAGAAAGGCGTCTAAACCAAATGATCCTTTATCTTGCCCCCAAATTGATTGGCGGTAAAACAGCGCCAACAGCCTTTGCTGGGCGTGGTTTCCAGTCCATTGCTGAAACATTATCGCTTGCTATCAGTGATGTCGAGATGATTGGTGAAGATATCAAAATAGCAGCAACACCAAGAAAGGATGAGTAG